The following coding sequences lie in one Silene latifolia isolate original U9 population chromosome 5, ASM4854445v1, whole genome shotgun sequence genomic window:
- the LOC141656704 gene encoding bark storage protein A-like: MASMMKLLAVVVGLLFLVPDTMQLPVNHPLHSVVERLTVDAGSYLGLVISTSGDESLLTNSTDYEPSLTVPYIIFAGRKFSFGTFKSKPVVHVLAGKPMANVAATVQMMIDWFPIKGIINYGSAATLSNQVIIADVVIPSQVAFTGVWRWEEYESKVKYPSLKIGEYNVPKAGANYLGHITSLKTELYEPTGSGSRTYFFDVHAEWLQLAARINFGERPTVHIGEAYRCGSSDIYVSNSAYGAFLNKKLNITVADSASAAVVATSIANGVPHIVIKGASNRPGTEYDARLSEVTKKNVLKTVSAFIGGLSGESQKANANVY; this comes from the exons atggctaGTATGATGAAACTACTAGCGGTAGTGGTCGGGCTCCTATTCCTGGTGCCCGACACCATGCAATTACCCGTTAATCACCCGCTTCACTCCGTTGTGGAGCGACTTACAGTTGATGCTGGGTCCTATTTGGGACTTGTTATTTCTACTAGTGGAGATGAGAGTTTACTTACTAACTCTACTGACTACGAACCTAGCCTTACCGTTCCTTACATTATCTTTGCTG GGAGGAAGTTCAGCTTTGGGACATTCAAGTCCAAACCAGTGGTCCATGTCCTTGCTGGGAAGCCAATG GCAAATGTCGCGGCGACCGTACAGATGATGATAGATTGGTTCCCGATCAAGGGAATCATCAACTATGGATCTGCTGCAACTCTTAGCAATCAAGTCATCATCGCTGATGTTGTTATTCCGTCTCAAGTCGCTTTCACCGGTGTCTGGAGATGGGAG GAATACGAGTCAAAAGTAAAGTATCCATCATTGAAGATAGGAGAATACAATGTGCCAAAAGCAGGAGCAAACTATTTGGGACACATTACATCCTTAAAAACCGAACTATACGAACCAACAGGCAGCGGCTCCAGGACTTACTTTTTCGATGTACACGCTGAATGGCTTCAGCTCGCTGCGCGAATTAACTTTGGCGAGCGTCCCACTGTTCATATCGGTGAAGCCTACCGTTGTGGTTCGTCCGATATTTACGTGTCCAACTCTGCCTACGGTGCCTTCCTCAACAAGAAACTCAACATCACTGTTGCTGATAGCGCAAGTGCTGCCGTCGTTGCG ACGTCGATAGCAAATGGAGTGCCACACATTGTGATCAAAGGAGCATCAAACAGGCCTGGAACGGAATACGATGCGAGATTATCCGAAGTGACTAAGAAAAACGTTCTAAAAACAGTTTCAGCATTCATTGGAGGCCTGTCCGGGGAGTCCCAAAAGGCAAACGCTAACGTCTACTAA
- the LOC141654824 gene encoding uncharacterized protein LOC141654824, translating to MPDSPHTTDSADSYDAYDDPLYVSTSDNHNQKLVDVPFDGTGFLLWKKDVLMALASKNKEGFVTGTCPQPPTTDKTYRKWCRCDLLVTKWILNSLHKKIKENMMYVSHSQELWEANAYVSLRASSAKDDYSDSAHKKPRVEDEVERARKVCSHCKKIGHLVEECYQLQTCSYCNILGHIREHCYTLKKHRAAQLKAERGGHSHRGGRGRGRGGYKRRANNADTASSYDDDYYEFEMTPLQDEGYAGYVGKNERLVSGLVDTITDRVLKNISKKFDPSSNSGVGSSAGAMNATYSMSFSGISESSHAYAVSNLSHASSWIIDTGASDHMTANPALLHDICDLDRPILVYLPDGTTKLVHQYGTMHLTHHITLHNVFIVPGFKQNLLSIGTLLQHSDMTVTFFQNECWFQDLSSKTVFAKARKHAGLYRITEDLVSKKSTRENSSLSSILNKHVQSNTCMQDSDVFLLHKRLGHTSVDKLKHVPGFQYCNQRSFDCQICILSKHHALPFHRSMSHAAHPFELLHMDVWGPYRVPSMTGAKSFLTILDDHTRTTWIYLIQTKQQVPSFIKDFLVYIETQFHGKVKVIRTDNGSEFIQGPCYRMFSERGIMFQNSIAGVPQQNGRVNVSIDICWTQQKH from the exons ATGCCTGATTCACCACATACAACTGATTCAGCCGATTCTTATGATGCTTATGATGATCCTCTATATGTTTCTACTTCTGATAATCATAATCAGAAGCTTGTTGACGTACCGTTTGATGGAACTGGTTTTCTCCTTTGGAAAAAGGATGTTTTAATGGCCTTAGCGTCTAAAAACAAGGAAGGATTTGTTACTGGCACTTGTCCTCAACCACCTACCACTGATAAAACCTATAGGAAATGGTGTCGTTGTGATTTACTTGTCACTAAGTGGATACTTAACTCTTTACACAAGAAAATTAAGGAAAATATGATGTATGTTAGCCATTCTCAGGAACTGTGGG AGGCTAATGCATATGTAAGTCTTAGAGCTTCTTCTGCTAAAGATGATTATTCTGATTCTGCTCATAAGAAACCAAGAGTTGAGGATGAGGTTGAGAGAGCTAGGAAGGTGTGTTCTCACTGTAAAAAGATAGGCCATCTGGTGGAAGAATGTTATCAGTTGCAGACCTGCTCTTACTGTAACATTCTTGGGCACATTCGTGAGCATTGTTACACGCTCAAGAAGCACAGGGCTGCTCAGCTCAAGGCAGAAAGAGGAGGACATTCACATAGAGGAGGCCGAGGCAGAGGCCGAGGTGGTTATAAAAGAAGAGCCAACAATGCTGATACAGCTTCTTCTTATGATGATGACTACTATGAATTTGAGATGACACCATTGCAGGATGAAGGATATGCAGGATATGTAGGGAAGAATGAAAGATTGGTTTCTGGACTTGTGGACACCATTACTGACAGGGTCCTTAAGAACATTTCCAAGAAATTTGACCCTTCTAGCAATTCTGGTGTTGGATCTTCTGCAGGAGCAATGAATGCTACTTATTCTATGAGTTTTTCAGGTATTTCTGAATCCTCACATGCTTATGCAGTTTCAAATTTATCACATGCCTCTAGTTGGATTATAGACACAGGTGCATCTGACCACATGACTGCTAATCCAGCATTATTACATGACATATGTGACCTTGATAGACCCATACTGGTTTATTTACCAGATGGCACTACTAAGTTAGTGCATCAATATGGCACTATGCATCTCACACATCATATTACCCTGCATAATGTGTTTATTGTGCCTGGTTTTAAACAAAACCTACTGTCTATTGGAACTTTATTACAACATTCTGACATGACAGTTACTTTCTTTCAAAATGAATGTTGGTTCCAGGACCTTTCAAGTAAAACAGTGTTTGCCAAAGCAAGGAAACATGCTGGTTTATACAGGATCACTGAAGATTTAGTTTCTAAAAAGAGCACTAGGGAAAATTCTAGTCTAAGCTCAATACTAAATAAACATGTTCAGTCTAATACTTGTATGCAAGATTCTGATGTTTTTCTTTTGCATAAAAGACTTGGACATACCTCTGTTGACAAGTTGAAACATGTACCAGgatttcaatattgtaatcaaaggAGTTTTGATTGTCAGATTTGTATTCTTTCTAAACATCATGCTTTACCTTTTCATAGAAGTATGTCACATGCTGCACACCCTTTTGAATTACTCCATATGGATGTTTGGGGACCATATAGAGTGCCCTCTATGACAGGGGCCAAATCATTTTTGACTATTTTAGATGATCACACTAGAACTACTTGGATTTATCTGATACAAACCAAGCAACAGGTTCCCTCCTTTATCAAGGATTTCCTAGTTTACATTGAAACACAGTTTCATGGAAAAGTCAAAGTCATTAGGACAGATAATGGATCTGAATTCATACAGGGGCCTTGTTATAGGATGTTTAGTGAAAGGGGAATAATGTTTCAGAATAGCATTGCTGGTGTTCCACAACAAAATGGAAGAGTAAACGTAAGCATAGACATTTGTTGGACACAGCAAAAGCATTGA
- the LOC141656715 gene encoding acidic endochitinase-like: MLNMAVFTLPLLILTSLLVSLCNGAGIATYWGQNTGEGTLATACATGNYKFINIGFLNVFGNGQTPQLNLAGHCSPNIAGSCSRFGNDIASCQSSGIKVLLSLGGAAGTYSLSSPSDAQQVATFLWNTFLGGTSNSRPFGNAVLDGIDFDIEAGTGANYDVLARALQGHSTSQRKVYLSAAPQCPFPDAHLGTAINTGVFDFVWVQFYNNPKAACQYNGNTNQLLASWRKWSTVNAGQVFLGIPAATRAANNGFIPPQVLISQVLPTIKSSPKYGGVMLWFRFFDTTYSNAIKSSV, encoded by the exons ATGCTAAACATGGCTGTTTTTACATTGCCATTGTTAATACTCACATCCCTATTGGTCAGCCTCTGCAATGGTGCCGGAATTGCTACGTACTGGGGCCAAAACACGGGGGAAGGCACCTTAGCAACCGCTTGTGCCACTGGAAATTACAAATTCATAAATATTGGATTCCTGAATGTATTTGGAAATGGTCAGACACCTCAGTTGAACTTGGCTGGTCACTGTAGCCCAAATATTGCAGGAAGTTGCAGTAGGTTTGGAAATGATATTGCTAGTTGCCAAAGTAGCGGTATCAAAGTACTTCTCTCGTTGGGCGGAGCTGCTGGCACTTACTCCCTTTCCTCTCCTTCTGATGCACAACAG GTTGCAACCTTCCTTTGGAACACCTTCTTAGGCGGAACCTCAAACTCCCGTCCTTTTGGAAACGCGGTACTAGATGGCATAGATTTTGACATAGAAGCAGGGACAGGGGCAAACTACGATGTCCTAGCCAGAGCACTACAAGGACACAGTACCTCACAAAGGAAAGTCTATCTATCTGCTGCTCCACAATGTCCTTTTCCGGATGCACATCTAGGTACAGCCATCAATACCGGTGTTTTTGACTTCGTTTGGGTTCAATTCTATAACAACCCTAAGGCTGCTTGCCAAtacaatggcaacaccaaccaACTACTTGCTTCCTGGAGGAAGTGGTCTACTGTCAATGCTGGACAAGTATTCCTCGGCATTCCTGCTGCTACAAGGGCTGCCAATAACGGTTTTATTCCGCCTCAAGTTCTCATATCTCAAGTATTACCGACAATTAAATCGTCGCCTAAGTATGGAGGGGTCATGCTCTGGTTTAGGTTCTTTGACACCACTTATAGTAACGCCATCAAGAGTAGTGTCTAA
- the LOC141656714 gene encoding putative F-box/LRR-repeat protein At4g15060, translating into MCNSMDISSSQGSKDRISELPDYLLHECLALLEMKNAAQTSILSRRWRYMWTHHLTNLDFDPNSMYPEEYATFLTHVAESRKYFAWINQVVNIHQGPCIDKFRVEFHYYSSCATQLGKWVKFALSKRVKELVLDLTGISLLGDDYSEKGFPLGFDMLRHPPCYTGITALQSLHLQYVNVSQEFIEFLLFHCRHLERLFLSLIPLSRLTVRTSKLKYLTILMSTGNLEYLEIDAENLLYFQYRDERHNEGPCMVFKNLPKLVETSFCGGFCRSPFPIFNKLVLFSKQLNKLSLEFEAISSNHMNLAIPEGVVIPTFPNVKHFTCTIICWGHSCILSMKRFLKACPMLEEFKLQVDFMTIAEKLIEARELQEVDLENENEIEEMNNSETGFVREAVVENRNEEEQSYPKLRILELVGFAGTSCDVQLALAIVSYASSLETIICDPAGVRYSCTGNVFWLDPSTQHKAAKRRARKLAKIVAPKVTVMIV; encoded by the exons ATGTGTAATTCAATGGACATCTCGTCTTCTCAAGGATCAAAG GATAGGATTAGTGAACTGCCAGATTATTTACTGCACGAGTGTTTAGCTTTACTGGAAATGAAAAATGCAGCTCAAACAAGCATTCTTAGTAGAAGGTGGAGATATATGTGGACTCATCATTTGACTAATTTGGACTTTGATCCTAATTCGATGTACCCTGAAGAATATGCTACTTTCCTCACACATGTTGCAGAGTCTCGTAAATATTTCGCTTGGATCAATCAAGTAGTCAACATACATCAAGGTCCTTGTATTGATAAGTTTAGAGTTGAGTTTCATTATTATTCGAGTTGTGCTACTCAGCTTGGAAAATGGGTTAAGTTTGCCCTTTCCAAAAGAGTCAAGGAGCTTGTCTTAGATTTGACTGGAATTAGCCTACTAGGCGACGACTACTCAGAAAAGGGCTTCCCTTTAGGATTTGATATGTTAAGGCATCCTCCTTGTTATACTGGCATTACTGCCCTTCAATCGCTTCATCTTCAGTACGTTAATGTAAGCCAAGAATTTATAGAATTTCTACTGTTCCACTGCCGCCACTTGGAACGACTGTTTCTGTCATTAATCCCACTGTCTAGGTTAACAGTGCGGACGTCCAAGTTGAAATACTTGACCATCTTAATGAGCACTGGCAATTTGGAATATCTTGAGATTGATGCGGAGAATCTACTCTACTTTCAATATAGAGATGAGCGACATAATGAGGGTCCTTGTATGGTGTTCAAGAATTTGCCAAAGCTTGTTGAAACTAgtttttgtggtggattttgtagGTCTCCGTTTCCAATCTTTAACAAACTTGTTCTTTTCTCCAAGCAGCTCAACAAACTTTCCCTCGAGTTTGAG GCTATCTCCTCAAATCATATGAATTTGGCTATTCCTGAAGGAGTAGTTATACCAACTTTTCCAAATGTGAAGCATTTCACTTGTACAATAATTTGCTGGGGTCATAGTTGCATCCTTTCAATGAAACGCTTCTTAAAGGCATGTCCGATGTTGGAGGAGTTCAAATTGCAG GTAGATTTTATGACTATTGCTGAAAAACTTATAGAAGCTAGGGAGTTGCAAGAAGTTGACCTTGAAAATGAGAATGAGATTGAGGAGATGAACAACTCGGAAACAGGCTTTGTTCGAGAAGCTGTCGTGGAAAACAGGAATGAGGAGGAACAAAGTTATCCCAAGCTCAGGATTCTGGAACTTGTTGGTTTTGCAGGAACTAGTTGCGATGTTCAGCTTGCACTAGCCATTGTAAGTTATGCAAGTTCTCTTGAGACAATCATATGTGATCCAGCGGGCGTTAGGTATTCATGCACAGGCAATGTGTTTTGGTTGGACCCTAGTACACAACACAAAGCAGCTAAGAGACGAGCTCGTAAACTtgccaaaattgttgcaccaaaggTTACGGTGATGATAGTCTGA